From Acidimicrobiales bacterium, a single genomic window includes:
- a CDS encoding Zn-ribbon domain-containing OB-fold protein, with protein MTAGPSVQRPAPILTEDNHTFWEAAREGRLVAQRCGDCGQLRHPPRPMCPACHSLQREVVDLSGTGVVYSYSILHHPQHPAFSYPVIAVLVDLDEGVRMLSNLVDINAGDVHIGMAVELAFAATGDDGAVPVFKPRGSGP; from the coding sequence ATGACAGCGGGCCCGAGTGTCCAACGGCCGGCGCCGATCCTGACCGAGGACAACCACACCTTCTGGGAGGCGGCGCGGGAAGGACGCTTGGTCGCGCAGCGGTGCGGGGATTGTGGCCAGCTGCGACATCCTCCTCGCCCGATGTGCCCAGCCTGCCATTCCCTGCAACGGGAGGTCGTCGACCTGTCGGGGACGGGCGTCGTCTACAGCTACTCGATCCTCCACCATCCGCAACACCCAGCCTTCAGCTATCCCGTGATTGCCGTGTTGGTCGATCTCGACGAGGGCGTCCGAATGCTCTCCAACCTTGTTGACATCAATGCCGGCGATGTCCATATCGGGATGGCGGTCGAGCTGGCCTTCGCGGCGACGGGAGACGATGGGGCGGTGCCCGTCTTCAAGCCTCGAGGATCTGGCCCATGA